In Aerosakkonema funiforme FACHB-1375, one DNA window encodes the following:
- a CDS encoding PEP-CTERM sorting domain-containing protein (PEP-CTERM proteins occur, often in large numbers, in the proteomes of bacteria that also encode an exosortase, a predicted intramembrane cysteine proteinase. The presence of a PEP-CTERM domain at a protein's C-terminus predicts cleavage within the sorting domain, followed by covalent anchoring to some some component of the (usually Gram-negative) cell surface. Many PEP-CTERM proteins exhibit an unusual sequence composition that includes large numbers of potential glycosylation sites. Expression of one such protein has been shown restore the ability of a bacterium to form floc, a type of biofilm.), translating into MKAKKALFCLARSASVAVTVAFSVAIAMPSWAVSIFLTGHDPDFHAYVGGNIPGARKINNVAIDYVMDPAFNTFVAGGINKFLFVQSQITPPGGHVNGVNGIIASGYTLGTDFDLIDASGLNAALDQLGTTYSAIVVASDFGGILTQAELDILNARSGDIIDFLNDGGGLYAMAEGNNGAHLTPNGGWFGYLPFITTSTALNQSEQGFTVTPFGASLGLTNNDINGNASHNIFNGTFGLNIVDVDANGNIMSLAGRNLPTPNSVPEPTSALALLAFGATGGVLLKRKQQHKA; encoded by the coding sequence ATGAAAGCAAAGAAAGCCCTCTTTTGTTTAGCTCGTTCAGCTTCCGTTGCAGTCACCGTAGCTTTTTCTGTAGCTATCGCAATGCCCAGCTGGGCTGTATCTATTTTTCTGACCGGTCATGACCCAGACTTCCATGCTTATGTGGGTGGAAACATCCCAGGTGCGCGGAAAATCAATAATGTGGCGATCGACTATGTAATGGACCCAGCCTTCAACACATTTGTCGCCGGCGGAATTAACAAATTCCTGTTTGTGCAGTCTCAGATTACTCCCCCAGGAGGTCACGTCAACGGCGTCAATGGTATTATTGCCAGCGGTTACACCCTTGGTACTGACTTCGATCTCATTGATGCTAGTGGATTGAATGCAGCTTTAGACCAGCTGGGCACTACCTACAGCGCGATCGTCGTAGCTTCGGACTTCGGCGGTATCCTAACACAGGCAGAACTGGACATTTTGAATGCCCGGTCTGGTGACATCATAGACTTCCTTAACGATGGAGGAGGTTTGTATGCTATGGCAGAAGGCAACAACGGTGCTCATCTTACCCCAAATGGCGGCTGGTTTGGCTACCTACCTTTTATCACGACAAGTACCGCTTTGAATCAGTCAGAACAAGGTTTTACAGTTACACCTTTTGGAGCGAGTTTAGGTCTGACAAACAACGATATCAACGGAAACGCTTCTCACAACATCTTTAATGGAACTTTTGGGCTCAATATTGTGGATGTTGATGCCAACGGGAATATTATGTCCCTGGCAGGCAGAAATCTTCCCACACCCAACTCCGTTCCCGAACCTACTTCTGCCTTGGCTTTATTGGCGTTTGGCGCTACAGGCGGAGTACTGCTAAAGCGCAAACAGCAGCATAAAGCCTAA
- the miaA gene encoding tRNA (adenosine(37)-N6)-dimethylallyltransferase MiaA, with translation MTATKLIAICGPTATGKSGLALELAQRLGSVILSADSRQVYREFDIGTAKPSIAEQDLVPHYLIDICDPTENFTVADYQQKAQALIASPPLPHSPAPPLLLVGGTGLYIRSIAQGMKIPRVAPQKELRSQLESLRQTYGQTQLYAFLQQVDRTAAQKIHPNDPVRTLRALEVFYVTGKPISEQQGENPPDYPILQIGLDCDSSHLKRRIEQRTEIMIADGLVKEVETLCQKYGADLPLLDTLGYAEMKQYLAGQISLTEAQDLTVLHTRQFAKRQRTWFRKYPEIEWFDVEHPELLEKVWRRVQEFIAECQQKSY, from the coding sequence TTGACTGCTACAAAACTGATCGCGATCTGTGGCCCTACGGCGACGGGTAAGTCGGGGCTGGCTTTGGAATTGGCTCAGCGGCTCGGTTCTGTTATCCTCAGTGCTGATTCCCGTCAAGTGTACCGCGAGTTCGACATCGGCACAGCTAAGCCTTCTATAGCTGAGCAAGATCTGGTGCCGCATTATTTGATTGATATCTGCGATCCTACGGAAAATTTTACGGTTGCCGATTATCAACAAAAAGCTCAAGCTTTAATTGCTTCTCCCCCACTCCCCCACTCCCCCGCTCCCCCGCTCTTACTCGTTGGCGGCACGGGTTTATACATACGTTCGATCGCGCAGGGGATGAAAATTCCCAGGGTAGCACCGCAGAAAGAATTGCGATCGCAATTGGAATCTCTCAGACAAACTTACGGACAAACTCAACTTTACGCATTCCTCCAACAAGTCGATCGCACTGCTGCCCAAAAAATTCACCCCAACGACCCAGTGCGAACGTTACGAGCCTTAGAAGTATTTTACGTCACCGGCAAACCGATCTCCGAGCAGCAGGGAGAAAATCCACCCGATTATCCGATTTTGCAGATTGGCTTGGATTGCGATTCTTCTCACCTGAAGCGTCGCATCGAACAGCGCACCGAAATAATGATAGCAGATGGTTTGGTGAAGGAGGTAGAAACTCTCTGCCAAAAATATGGTGCCGATTTGCCTTTGCTCGATACGCTGGGATATGCAGAAATGAAACAATATTTAGCTGGTCAAATTAGCCTGACTGAAGCGCAAGATTTAACTGTTTTGCACACCCGACAATTTGCCAAGCGACAGCGCACTTGGTTTCGCAAATATCCTGAGATTGAATGGTTTGATGTAGAACACCCCGAACTGTTAGAAAAAGTGTGGCGAAGAGTGCAGGAGTTTATCGCAGAATGTCAGCAAAAAAGCTACTAA
- a CDS encoding O-linked N-acetylglucosamine transferase family protein gives MNTLYQQALNLHHQQQFAAAESKYREYLTAHSNNAEAWLNLGILYYQIESYADAQAAIAKSLEIDAVNAMGCYVMGCCLERMNNINEAISAYQDAIALDPTLLDAYNNLGNLLAQISEINEAEAVYRQAISANPEHFGSYINLGNLLMRQNQIEQAIQVYQTALKFNPDNPDLLNNLEVALNIEKSPAYILESAHRLYKQGRYETAIDKYQQFLQTRTRDAKAYFYLSECLKNLNRAEEVIRTLQEGIRLYPTAGQLHFALITFLQTRGKTKEAIASAESASRLLPNDYAFQILDKLMLPLVYNSEDEIKFYRQRYEQGLQDLIEKTSLATVEDKKNGLAGLVCVTTFYLGHQGLNVVDLQRQWGSLIHQIMAANYPNWVQALPMPPLKINNKIRIGYISNYLHSYSGTLWLVGWLRYCNRQNFEVYCYYTGNDPDYITKQFQNYSDVFHHIPEDLEAVCQQILADKLHILVFPEIGMDSQTVKIAGLRLAPVQCTAWGHPVTSGIPTIDYFLSSELMEPENGESHYSERLIRLPNIGVAYPKPEDIPALTKTRSDLGLPDDAVLYLCCQAPFKYLPQHDYIFAEIAREVPEAKFVFLRGGLLKKRLDRAFAIVGLNSEDYCLFLTIPTRSDYLTINLLCDVFLDTLSWSGGNTALEAIACHLPIVTCAGEFMRGRHADSFLKMLGVTDTIAQNEAEYIYIAAKLGLDPVWRSNIKERIKTRQDYLYEDRNCVKGLEEFYQQIVQHS, from the coding sequence GTGAATACTCTATATCAACAAGCTTTAAACTTACACCACCAACAACAATTCGCCGCCGCCGAGTCAAAATATCGAGAATATTTAACCGCTCACAGCAATAACGCCGAAGCTTGGCTGAACTTAGGCATACTTTATTATCAAATCGAAAGTTATGCTGATGCACAAGCAGCTATTGCAAAATCTCTGGAGATTGATGCAGTAAATGCAATGGGATGTTATGTGATGGGTTGTTGTTTGGAAAGAATGAATAATATTAATGAAGCAATATCAGCTTATCAAGATGCGATCGCACTCGATCCCACCTTACTCGATGCTTATAACAACTTAGGCAATCTCCTCGCACAAATAAGCGAAATCAACGAAGCTGAAGCAGTTTACCGTCAGGCAATTTCTGCCAATCCCGAACACTTCGGTAGTTACATCAATTTGGGAAATCTTTTAATGAGACAGAACCAGATCGAGCAAGCGATCCAAGTATATCAAACAGCCCTAAAGTTCAATCCGGATAATCCAGATCTATTGAATAACCTGGAAGTTGCCTTAAATATCGAAAAAAGTCCCGCTTATATTCTAGAATCTGCTCATAGACTATACAAACAGGGAAGATATGAAACTGCCATAGACAAATATCAGCAATTTCTCCAAACTCGCACTAGAGACGCAAAAGCTTATTTTTACCTCAGCGAATGTTTGAAAAATCTCAATCGAGCAGAAGAAGTTATCCGCACATTGCAAGAAGGTATCCGCCTTTATCCTACAGCAGGTCAACTGCATTTTGCGCTCATAACCTTCTTACAAACAAGAGGAAAGACAAAAGAAGCGATCGCCAGCGCTGAATCTGCATCGCGCCTTTTGCCTAACGATTATGCTTTCCAGATTCTCGATAAATTAATGCTCCCTCTTGTCTACAATAGTGAAGATGAAATAAAATTTTATCGTCAGCGCTACGAACAAGGGCTGCAAGATTTAATTGAAAAAACATCTCTTGCAACAGTTGAAGATAAAAAAAATGGTCTGGCAGGTTTAGTTTGCGTCACCACTTTTTATTTAGGACATCAAGGGCTGAATGTTGTAGATTTGCAGCGTCAGTGGGGAAGTTTAATACATCAAATTATGGCGGCTAACTACCCGAATTGGGTTCAGGCATTGCCAATGCCCCCATTGAAAATTAATAATAAAATTCGCATTGGGTATATTTCAAATTATCTCCACTCTTATAGCGGCACATTATGGCTAGTTGGCTGGTTGCGTTACTGCAATAGACAGAATTTCGAGGTTTACTGTTACTACACAGGTAACGACCCAGATTATATCACAAAACAGTTCCAGAATTACAGCGATGTTTTTCATCATATACCGGAGGATCTAGAAGCAGTTTGTCAGCAAATACTAGCGGATAAACTGCACATTCTTGTATTTCCAGAAATTGGGATGGACTCGCAAACAGTCAAAATAGCTGGCTTACGTCTTGCGCCAGTGCAATGCACCGCTTGGGGACATCCGGTTACTTCTGGTATTCCAACTATTGATTACTTTTTATCCAGCGAGTTGATGGAACCAGAAAATGGCGAATCACATTATTCTGAAAGACTAATTCGTTTACCAAATATTGGTGTTGCTTACCCAAAACCAGAAGATATTCCCGCGCTAACAAAGACTCGATCGGATTTGGGATTGCCGGATGATGCAGTTCTATATTTATGCTGCCAAGCTCCTTTTAAATATTTGCCGCAACACGATTATATTTTCGCTGAAATTGCGCGAGAAGTACCTGAAGCTAAGTTTGTTTTTCTGCGGGGTGGATTACTCAAAAAAAGGCTCGATCGCGCCTTTGCAATAGTAGGTTTGAATAGCGAAGATTACTGCTTATTTCTCACCATTCCCACTCGATCTGATTATTTGACAATTAATTTACTTTGTGATGTGTTTCTCGATACTTTAAGTTGGTCGGGTGGAAATACAGCCTTAGAAGCGATCGCTTGCCATTTACCAATTGTTACTTGTGCAGGCGAATTTATGCGAGGTCGTCACGCCGATAGCTTTCTTAAAATGCTGGGAGTAACAGATACGATCGCTCAAAACGAAGCCGAATATATTTACATCGCTGCTAAATTAGGTTTAGATCCGGTTTGGCGAAGCAACATTAAAGAACGCATTAAGACTCGCCAGGATTATCTTTATGAAGACCGAAATTGTGTAAAAGGGCTAGAAGAATTTTACCAACAAATTGTACAGCATTCGTAG
- the gyrB gene encoding DNA topoisomerase (ATP-hydrolyzing) subunit B has product MTSSYSADQIQVLEGLEPVRKRPGMYIGSTGPRGLHHLVYEVVDNSIDEALAGYCTHIEVDLNADGSVTVTDDGRGIPTDIHPRTGKSALETVMTVLHAGGKFGGGGYKVSGGLHGVGISVVNALSEWVEVTVWRDKRVHKQRFERGIPIGELESQPIKEARTGTSVTFNPDSEIFTTGVEFDYTTLAGRLRELAYLNAGVKITFSDHRLELLKSSTPKVESYEYKGGIREYIAYMNRDKQPLHEEIIYVQGERNDVQVEVSLQWCTDAYTDNVLGFANNIRTVDGGTHMEGLKAVLTRTLNAIARKRNKLKENEPNLAGENIREGLTAVISVKVPNPEFEGQTKTKLGNPEVRGIVDSLVGEVLTEYLDFRLPIADAILEKAIQAFKAAEAARRARDLVRRKSVLESSPLPGKLADCSSRDPAESEIYLVEGDSAGGCWVGDTLILLADGRSISFKQIVAEQLEGKEHFCYTICKDGNIGIERIVNPRVTKKNAEVIKLKLDNGQTLICTPDHLFMLRDGSYKAAYLLTPEDALMPLYRKISEKDERGNGLDGYEMTWNCKHDKWIYTHILADIYNLQNGVYESKDGNHRHHVDFNKLNNNPTNIKRLPAEEHLALHRAHIEKTLHRPDVIEKSRQAHMSEEYRAMMSDRMSWIKTSYILSQQAKAQWEDEEYKAYMMQKWRDFYENNEEYRQQNRAQLNKAQQEYWSDELNRLIQAERVREYFEKNPEMRQLYSEVAKQKWQDEELLEWRRQKTKEQWTSEFRAKRKAALHETYYRKTIEALKDVEIQMGFLDLEAYDLYRRRLKDKSILKFQTFCDRYFDGSRVQARQAIANYNHRIVSIERLEERYDVYDIEVPNTHNFALASGIFVHNSAKQGRDRRFQAILPLRGKILNIEKTDDAKIYKNNEIQSLITALGLGVKGEEFDASGLRYHRIVIMTDADVDGAHIRTLLLTFFYRYQRALIEQGYIYIACPPLYKVERGRNHYYCYSDRELQNLIQHEFPANANYTIQRFKGLGEMMPEQLWSTTMNPETRTLKLVEIEDAAEADRIFTILMGDRVAPRREFIETYGPKLNLTDLDI; this is encoded by the coding sequence ATGACGAGCAGTTACAGCGCCGATCAGATTCAAGTTCTGGAAGGTCTGGAGCCGGTCCGCAAAAGACCGGGTATGTACATCGGTTCGACGGGTCCGAGGGGACTCCATCATTTAGTTTACGAGGTGGTGGACAACTCCATCGATGAGGCGCTGGCTGGCTACTGCACTCACATCGAAGTTGACCTCAATGCCGATGGTTCGGTGACGGTGACGGACGACGGGCGGGGCATTCCCACAGATATCCATCCTCGCACAGGCAAATCCGCACTGGAAACAGTGATGACGGTTCTTCACGCCGGAGGTAAGTTTGGCGGCGGCGGTTACAAGGTTTCTGGCGGACTCCACGGTGTCGGTATTTCCGTCGTAAACGCTTTGTCCGAGTGGGTGGAAGTGACCGTGTGGCGCGACAAGCGAGTTCACAAGCAGCGCTTTGAACGGGGTATCCCGATCGGCGAATTAGAGTCCCAACCCATCAAAGAAGCTCGCACAGGCACTTCGGTGACATTTAACCCCGACTCGGAAATCTTTACCACCGGTGTCGAGTTTGATTACACGACTCTGGCGGGACGTTTGCGGGAGTTAGCGTATCTGAATGCTGGGGTAAAAATTACCTTTAGCGATCACCGCCTGGAATTACTAAAAAGCAGTACACCCAAAGTAGAAAGCTACGAATATAAAGGTGGCATTCGCGAATATATCGCTTACATGAACCGCGATAAGCAACCTTTGCACGAAGAAATTATCTATGTGCAAGGGGAGCGCAATGACGTTCAGGTAGAAGTGTCGTTGCAGTGGTGTACTGACGCTTACACAGATAACGTGTTGGGTTTTGCGAATAATATCCGCACCGTTGACGGCGGTACTCACATGGAGGGACTGAAGGCGGTGCTGACGCGGACGCTCAATGCGATCGCCCGCAAGCGCAACAAACTCAAAGAAAATGAACCCAACCTTGCTGGAGAAAACATTCGCGAAGGTTTGACCGCCGTCATTTCCGTCAAAGTACCAAATCCCGAATTTGAAGGTCAAACTAAAACCAAATTGGGGAATCCCGAAGTACGGGGAATAGTTGATTCTCTGGTGGGGGAAGTATTAACCGAGTATTTAGATTTTCGTCTCCCCATTGCTGATGCCATTTTAGAAAAAGCAATTCAAGCATTTAAAGCGGCAGAAGCAGCCCGTCGCGCTCGCGATTTAGTGCGTCGAAAATCAGTTTTAGAGTCTTCACCTTTACCGGGCAAATTAGCAGATTGTAGCTCCAGAGATCCCGCAGAATCAGAGATATACCTGGTCGAAGGGGATTCCGCGGGCGGATGTTGGGTTGGAGATACACTTATTTTATTAGCTGATGGACGCTCTATTAGCTTTAAACAAATTGTTGCCGAACAATTGGAAGGAAAAGAGCATTTTTGTTACACCATCTGCAAGGACGGAAACATCGGCATAGAGCGCATTGTAAACCCCAGAGTGACCAAGAAAAATGCTGAAGTTATCAAGCTAAAATTAGATAATGGGCAAACTCTTATATGCACGCCAGATCACCTTTTTATGTTGCGTGATGGCAGCTATAAAGCAGCGTATTTGTTGACACCTGAAGATGCCTTGATGCCACTTTATCGAAAGATTTCCGAAAAGGATGAACGAGGTAATGGGCTTGACGGTTACGAAATGACTTGGAATTGCAAGCATGATAAATGGATTTACACCCATATTCTGGCGGATATTTATAACCTCCAGAATGGAGTTTATGAATCCAAAGATGGCAATCACCGCCATCATGTAGATTTCAATAAACTCAACAATAATCCGACAAATATCAAGCGGCTTCCTGCGGAAGAGCATTTAGCACTACACCGCGCCCATATCGAAAAAACGTTGCATCGACCGGATGTAATTGAAAAGAGCCGTCAAGCTCATATGAGCGAAGAATATCGTGCCATGATGAGCGATCGGATGTCATGGATAAAAACGAGTTATATTCTTTCACAACAAGCTAAGGCTCAGTGGGAAGATGAAGAGTACAAAGCATACATGATGCAAAAGTGGCGAGATTTTTATGAGAACAACGAAGAATATCGCCAACAAAATCGGGCACAATTGAACAAAGCACAGCAAGAATATTGGAGTGATGAACTGAATCGTTTAATTCAGGCAGAAAGAGTTCGAGAATATTTTGAAAAAAATCCGGAAATGCGGCAGCTTTATTCAGAAGTTGCCAAACAAAAATGGCAAGATGAAGAGTTGTTAGAATGGCGGCGTCAAAAAACAAAAGAACAATGGACAAGCGAATTTCGGGCTAAGCGAAAAGCGGCACTTCACGAAACTTACTATCGCAAGACTATTGAGGCTTTGAAGGATGTAGAAATTCAGATGGGCTTTTTGGATTTGGAAGCTTACGATCTTTACCGTCGCAGACTGAAAGACAAGTCGATCTTGAAATTTCAGACTTTCTGCGATCGCTACTTTGACGGTAGTCGGGTACAAGCGCGTCAAGCGATCGCCAACTACAACCACCGCATTGTCTCGATCGAACGCCTAGAGGAACGATACGATGTTTACGATATCGAAGTTCCCAATACGCATAACTTCGCTTTGGCAAGCGGGATATTTGTGCATAACAGCGCCAAACAAGGACGAGATAGACGCTTCCAAGCGATCCTACCTCTGCGCGGTAAAATCCTCAACATCGAGAAAACCGATGACGCCAAAATCTACAAGAATAACGAAATTCAATCTTTGATAACCGCTTTGGGTTTGGGTGTCAAAGGCGAAGAATTCGACGCTTCCGGACTGCGCTATCACCGCATTGTAATTATGACTGACGCTGACGTTGATGGGGCGCACATACGCACGCTGTTGCTGACATTTTTCTATCGCTATCAACGGGCACTGATCGAGCAAGGTTACATTTACATTGCTTGTCCTCCGCTGTACAAAGTGGAACGGGGTCGCAATCATTACTATTGCTATAGCGATCGCGAACTGCAAAACCTCATTCAACACGAATTCCCCGCCAACGCTAACTACACCATCCAGCGGTTCAAAGGTTTGGGTGAAATGATGCCGGAACAACTCTGGAGTACCACCATGAATCCAGAAACGCGCACCCTCAAACTGGTGGAAATTGAAGACGCTGCCGAAGCCGATCGCATCTTTACCATCCTCATGGGCGATCGCGTAGCCCCCCGCCGCGAATTCATCGAAACCTACGGCCCCAAACTAAATCTCACCGATTTGGATATCTAA
- a CDS encoding biliverdin-producing heme oxygenase gives MSSNLATKLREGTKKAHTMAENVGFVKCFLKGVVEKNSYRKLVANLYFVYSAIEEEMERHREHPILSKIYFKELNRKKSLEQDLCYYFGPNWREQVAASPAAEAYVQRIREVSAREPELLIAQSYTRYLGDLSGGQILKGIAERGMNLTDGQGVAFYHFKDISDEKAFKATYRQALNELPIDEATALRIVDEANAAFGMNMNMFKELEGNLIKAIGLMLYNTLTRKRTRGSTEAELATAE, from the coding sequence ATGAGCAGTAATTTAGCGACCAAGTTGCGTGAAGGCACCAAAAAAGCCCACACGATGGCAGAAAACGTCGGTTTTGTCAAGTGCTTTTTAAAAGGAGTAGTAGAAAAGAACTCCTACCGTAAGCTGGTAGCCAACTTGTACTTCGTGTACTCAGCGATCGAAGAAGAGATGGAACGGCACCGCGAACACCCCATCCTCTCCAAAATTTACTTCAAAGAGCTGAATCGCAAGAAGAGCCTAGAGCAAGACCTCTGCTACTACTTCGGCCCCAACTGGCGCGAGCAAGTAGCTGCTTCCCCAGCTGCCGAAGCTTATGTGCAGCGGATTAGAGAAGTATCTGCCAGAGAACCCGAACTTTTGATTGCTCAATCTTACACTCGCTACCTGGGTGACTTATCTGGCGGTCAAATCCTCAAAGGGATTGCCGAAAGAGGAATGAACCTAACCGACGGGCAAGGTGTTGCTTTCTACCATTTCAAAGATATTTCTGACGAGAAAGCATTTAAAGCCACCTATCGCCAAGCGTTGAACGAACTGCCGATCGACGAAGCTACAGCCTTACGCATCGTGGACGAAGCCAATGCAGCCTTTGGTATGAACATGAATATGTTCAAGGAACTGGAAGGCAACTTGATCAAGGCCATTGGTTTGATGCTCTACAACACTCTGACCCGCAAACGCACTCGCGGCAGCACCGAAGCCGAATTGGCAACGGCAGAGTAA
- a CDS encoding carbonic anhydrase: MRKLIKGLREFQTTYFNSHREMFEKLSHEQHPRALFITCSDSRIDPNLLTHTEPGELFIIRNAGNIIPPYGAANGGEGAAIEYSVVALGIKQIIVCGHSNCGAMKGLLHMNELSEEMPLVYEWLKHAEATRRLIKENYQGYEGEDLLNATIEENVLTQIENLRTYPVIHSKLHKGELRIYGWVYKIETGGVNVYSMERCNIQAKHDDGEFLEEEIPEMLPDMNVNGIASLLG, encoded by the coding sequence ATGCGAAAACTCATTAAAGGTCTGCGGGAATTCCAAACCACCTACTTCAACAGCCATCGGGAGATGTTCGAGAAGCTTTCTCACGAACAGCACCCCAGAGCATTGTTCATCACTTGTTCCGACTCCCGGATCGATCCGAATCTACTCACCCATACCGAACCAGGTGAGCTATTTATTATTCGCAATGCGGGCAACATCATTCCACCTTACGGTGCAGCCAATGGGGGTGAAGGAGCTGCAATAGAATATTCCGTCGTAGCTTTGGGTATTAAACAGATTATTGTCTGCGGTCATTCCAACTGTGGAGCGATGAAAGGACTCCTGCATATGAATGAACTGTCAGAAGAAATGCCATTGGTTTACGAATGGTTAAAGCACGCTGAAGCTACCCGTCGGCTGATTAAGGAAAACTATCAGGGGTATGAGGGAGAGGATCTTTTGAATGCCACGATTGAAGAGAATGTTCTAACTCAGATAGAAAATTTGCGAACCTACCCAGTTATTCATTCCAAACTCCACAAAGGCGAACTTAGGATCTATGGCTGGGTATATAAAATTGAAACTGGAGGGGTTAATGTTTACAGTATGGAGCGGTGCAACATTCAAGCCAAACATGATGATGGCGAATTTTTAGAGGAGGAAATTCCCGAAATGCTGCCTGATATGAATGTCAACGGGATAGCTTCATTGTTAGGATAA